One genomic segment of Drosophila melanogaster chromosome 3R includes these proteins:
- the kat-60L1 gene encoding katanin p60-like 1, isoform C, producing the protein MFNTSAQNWFGMGQTAVDPSGGVAQLLNNNSSLYNQQQQQAAAAQHSFMRQRSLTSSNPVLGRSNALATRPQSPPNVQVEYEVAVPFVPTYRHTPYHSLWDLHQCSSTPPTSLSHMARMMDSLILDSLSPFGFTKITATSRPSRNASLKKSSEGGHSSTAERHRPVNNLGSNAPGGLGIGGSVPLRSKQRLPTQEVAPQPRASQTAQMPFPSQQQDNRWVSSLRRRDPELQPTLPSINSNANSSSLSQSHHGSAGNVGLAGAGAPTPAASMGTMRLGRPARASAMTAALRKSRSVERLRARKLSTNTQLNLKHKPVKKNSLDENSNSDDQDATTSLEDNSHAQSLATSHNTPKCSPKTKAKHFSPLGYEVHLVDTLEKDILQRHPCIKWTDVAGLNEAKTILQEAVVLPVIMPEFFKGIRRPWRGVLMVGPPGTGKTMLAKAVATECGTTFFNVSSSTLTSKYRGESEKLVRLLFEMARFYAPSTIFIDEIDALCASRGSDSEHEASRRFKAELLIQMDGLNASMQEEKVIMVLAATNHPWDIDEAFRRRFEKRIYIPLPNEGTRSALLKLCLKDVCLSPSLNTGIIGDELQGYSGSDISNVCRDASMMAMRRLISGRTPDQIKQIRREEVDQPITLQDFQDARLRTKKSVSADDVARFEKWMEEYGSC; encoded by the exons ATGTTCAACACCAGTGCACAGAATTGGTTCGGCATGGGCCAGACAGCCGTGGATCCGAGCGGCGGAGTGGCCCAGTTGCTCAACAACAATTCGAGTCTCTacaatcagcagcagcagcaggcggcggCGGCGCAACATTCCTTCATGCGCCAGCGATCGCTGACCAGCTCCAATCCCGTCCTGGGGCGTTCAAACGCCTTGGCCACGCGGCCCCAGTCGCCGCCCAACGTCCAGGTTGAGTACGAGGTGGCGGTACCCTTCGTTCCCACCTACCGGCACACTCCATACCACTCGCTCTGGGATCTGCACCAATG CTCTTCCACACCTCCGACAAGCCTGTCGCACATGGCCCGGATGATGGACTCCCTGATCCTCGACTCGCTATCCCCATTTGGCTTCACGAAGATCACGGCCACCAGTCGACCTTCCCGGAACGCCAGCTTGAAGAAGAGCTCGGAAGGCGGCCACTCCTCGACAGCAGAGCGCCACCGGCCCGTCAACAACCTGGGCTCTAATGCACCTGGGGGATTGGGCATTGGCGGAAGTGTTCCGTTGCGCAGCAAGCAGCGGCTACCCACGCAAG AAGTGGCACCACAACCGCGAGCCAGTCAGACGGCCCAAATGCCATTTCcgtcgcagcagcaggataATCGGTGGGTGTCCTCCCTGCGTCGGCGGGATCCCGAGCTGCAGCCCACTTTACCCTCCATCAACAGCAATgcgaacagcagcagcctcaGCCAGAGCCACCACGGAAGTGCTGGGAACGTGGGATTGGCGGGCGCAGGAGCACCTACACCCGCCGCCAGCATGGGCACAATGCGCCTGGGGCGACCAGCAAGGGCATCCGCCATGACCGCCGCCTTGCGGAAGAGCCGATCCGTGGAGCGCCTGCGGGCCAGGAAGCTCAGCACAAACACCCAGCTTAACTTGAAGCACAAGCCGGTTAAGAAGAACTCGCTGGACGAAAACTCCAACTCGGATGACCAAGACGCCACCACATCCCTGGAAGACAACTCGCACGCCCAGTCCCTAGCCACCAGCCACAACACGCCCAAATGCTCACCGAAGACCAAGGCCAAGCACTTCTCGCCCTTGGGCTACGAGGTTCATCTGGTGGACACCCTGGAGAAGGACATTCTGCAGCGCCATCCGTGCATCAAGTGGACCGATGTGGCTGGGCTCAATGAGGCCAAGACAATACTCCAG GAAGCAGTGGTGCTTCCGGTAATCATGCCGGAGTTCTTCAAGGGAATCCGCCGGCCGTGGCGTGGAGTGTTGATGGTCGGTCCGCCGGGAACAGGCAAAACCATGCTGGCCAAGGCGGTGGCCACAGAATGTGGAACCACCTTCTTCAACGTGTCCTCCTCGACCCTGACCTCGAAATACCGAGGAGAGAGCGAGAAGCTGGTGCGTCTCCTGTTCGAGATGGCCCGATTTTATGCGCCCAGCACCATTTTCATCGACGAGATAGACGCCCTATGCGCCTCCAGGGGCAGTGACTCGGAGCACGAGGCCAGTCGGCGGTTCAAGGCCGAGCTGCTCATCCAAATGGACGGACTCAACGCAAGCATGCAGGAGGAGAAGGTGATCATGGTGCTGGCGGCCACCAATCACCCGTGGGACATCGATGAGGCTTTCCGGAGACGTTTTGAAAAGCGAATCTATATTCCTCTCCCAAACG AGGGCACCCGATCGGCTCTCCTCAAGCTCTGCCTGAAGGACGTATGCCTGTCGCCCAGTCTGAACACCGGAATAATCGGCGACGAACTGCAGGGCTACTCGGGATCGGACATAAGCAACGTGTGCCGGGACGCCTCCATGATGGCCATGCGGCGCCTCATTTCCGGACGCACTCCCGATCAGATTAAGCAAATCCGACGCGAGGAGGTTGACCAGCCGATTACTTTGCAGGACTTCCAGGACGCCCGTCTGCGCACCAAGAAGTCCGTCTCTGCCGATGACGTTGCCCGCTTCGAAAAGTGGATGGAGGAATACGGGTCGTGCTAG
- the jagn gene encoding jagunal, isoform B — MATRGGPMVAGTDGNDFEFRQRVAGTYQISLLNKSRLKYCIFFHALLFFVMLAKLTSDILDHLDIFVLEIEELEVPPPLWWEYVWAASLLTSFLGLSAARGNKVREMQKYMVAILLFAILPLFYCFAYYFSDVWEFATLDKSVELDETDIFVWRGYPYGVFWYAFCFVGFQVHGFTLYFAYNLVKAWKARTATRKFQ, encoded by the exons ATGGCAACGCGCGGCGGACCAATGGTCGCGGGCACCGATGGCAACGACTTCGAGTTCAGGCAGCGCGTAGCTGGCACATATCAAATTAG CCTGCTGAACAAGTCCAGGTTGAAGTACTGCATCTTCTTTCACGCCCTGCTGTTCTTCGTGATGCTGGCCAAGCTGACGTCGGACATTCTGGACCACCTGGATATCTTTGTGCTGGAGATCGAGGAGCTGGAGGTCCCACCGCCCCTGTGGTGGGAGTACGTGTGGGCCGCGTCGTTGCTCACCTCCTTCCTGGGCCTTTCGGCCGCCAGGGGCAACAAGGTGCGCGAAATGCAGAAGTATATGGTGGCCATACTGCTATTCGCCATCCTGCCACTCTTCTACTGCTTCGCCTACTACTTCTCGGACGTGTGGGAGTTCGCCACGCTGGACAAGTCGGTGGAGCTGGACGAGACAGACATCTTTGTGTGGCGC GGTTATCCGTACGGCGTCTTCTGGTATGCCTTCTGCTTTGTGGGCTTCCAGGTGCACGGATTTACGCTGTACTTCGCCTACAACCTGGTCAAGGCCTGGAAGGCCAGAACTGCCACGCGCAAGTTCCAGTAA
- the kat-60L1 gene encoding katanin p60-like 1, isoform D, which yields MRVEEATYRRTTREKIVLRGNTTIRTVDSTSTYLPVMSPAGSSTPPTSLSHMARMMDSLILDSLSPFGFTKITATSRPSRNASLKKSSEGGHSSTAERHRPVNNLGSNAPGGLGIGGSVPLRSKQRLPTQVSAAEVAPQPRASQTAQMPFPSQQQDNRWVSSLRRRDPELQPTLPSINSNANSSSLSQSHHGSAGNVGLAGAGAPTPAASMGTMRLGRPARASAMTAALRKSRSVERLRARKLSTNTQLNLKHKPVKKNSLDENSNSDDQDATTSLEDNSHAQSLATSHNTPKCSPKTKAKHFSPLGYEVHLVDTLEKDILQRHPCIKWTDVAGLNEAKTILQEAVVLPVIMPEFFKGIRRPWRGVLMVGPPGTGKTMLAKAVATECGTTFFNVSSSTLTSKYRGESEKLVRLLFEMARFYAPSTIFIDEIDALCASRGSDSEHEASRRFKAELLIQMDGLNASMQEEKVIMVLAATNHPWDIDEAFRRRFEKRIYIPLPNEGTRSALLKLCLKDVCLSPSLNTGIIGDELQGYSGSDISNVCRDASMMAMRRLISGRTPDQIKQIRREEVDQPITLQDFQDARLRTKKSVSADDVARFEKWMEEYGSC from the exons ATGCGGGTCGAGGAGGCGACCTATAGGCGCACCACGCGCGAGAAGATTGTGCTGCGAGGGAACACCACCATACGCACCGTGGACTCCACTTCCACATACCTGCCCGTGATGAGTCCTGCGGG CTCTTCCACACCTCCGACAAGCCTGTCGCACATGGCCCGGATGATGGACTCCCTGATCCTCGACTCGCTATCCCCATTTGGCTTCACGAAGATCACGGCCACCAGTCGACCTTCCCGGAACGCCAGCTTGAAGAAGAGCTCGGAAGGCGGCCACTCCTCGACAGCAGAGCGCCACCGGCCCGTCAACAACCTGGGCTCTAATGCACCTGGGGGATTGGGCATTGGCGGAAGTGTTCCGTTGCGCAGCAAGCAGCGGCTACCCACGCAAG TTTCCGCCGCAGAAGTGGCACCACAACCGCGAGCCAGTCAGACGGCCCAAATGCCATTTCcgtcgcagcagcaggataATCGGTGGGTGTCCTCCCTGCGTCGGCGGGATCCCGAGCTGCAGCCCACTTTACCCTCCATCAACAGCAATgcgaacagcagcagcctcaGCCAGAGCCACCACGGAAGTGCTGGGAACGTGGGATTGGCGGGCGCAGGAGCACCTACACCCGCCGCCAGCATGGGCACAATGCGCCTGGGGCGACCAGCAAGGGCATCCGCCATGACCGCCGCCTTGCGGAAGAGCCGATCCGTGGAGCGCCTGCGGGCCAGGAAGCTCAGCACAAACACCCAGCTTAACTTGAAGCACAAGCCGGTTAAGAAGAACTCGCTGGACGAAAACTCCAACTCGGATGACCAAGACGCCACCACATCCCTGGAAGACAACTCGCACGCCCAGTCCCTAGCCACCAGCCACAACACGCCCAAATGCTCACCGAAGACCAAGGCCAAGCACTTCTCGCCCTTGGGCTACGAGGTTCATCTGGTGGACACCCTGGAGAAGGACATTCTGCAGCGCCATCCGTGCATCAAGTGGACCGATGTGGCTGGGCTCAATGAGGCCAAGACAATACTCCAG GAAGCAGTGGTGCTTCCGGTAATCATGCCGGAGTTCTTCAAGGGAATCCGCCGGCCGTGGCGTGGAGTGTTGATGGTCGGTCCGCCGGGAACAGGCAAAACCATGCTGGCCAAGGCGGTGGCCACAGAATGTGGAACCACCTTCTTCAACGTGTCCTCCTCGACCCTGACCTCGAAATACCGAGGAGAGAGCGAGAAGCTGGTGCGTCTCCTGTTCGAGATGGCCCGATTTTATGCGCCCAGCACCATTTTCATCGACGAGATAGACGCCCTATGCGCCTCCAGGGGCAGTGACTCGGAGCACGAGGCCAGTCGGCGGTTCAAGGCCGAGCTGCTCATCCAAATGGACGGACTCAACGCAAGCATGCAGGAGGAGAAGGTGATCATGGTGCTGGCGGCCACCAATCACCCGTGGGACATCGATGAGGCTTTCCGGAGACGTTTTGAAAAGCGAATCTATATTCCTCTCCCAAACG AGGGCACCCGATCGGCTCTCCTCAAGCTCTGCCTGAAGGACGTATGCCTGTCGCCCAGTCTGAACACCGGAATAATCGGCGACGAACTGCAGGGCTACTCGGGATCGGACATAAGCAACGTGTGCCGGGACGCCTCCATGATGGCCATGCGGCGCCTCATTTCCGGACGCACTCCCGATCAGATTAAGCAAATCCGACGCGAGGAGGTTGACCAGCCGATTACTTTGCAGGACTTCCAGGACGCCCGTCTGCGCACCAAGAAGTCCGTCTCTGCCGATGACGTTGCCCGCTTCGAAAAGTGGATGGAGGAATACGGGTCGTGCTAG
- the kat-60L1 gene encoding katanin p60-like 1, isoform E, whose translation MFNTSAQNWFGMGQTAVDPSGGVAQLLNNNSSLYNQQQQQAAAAQHSFMRQRSLTSSNPVLGRSNALATRPQSPPNVQVEYEVAVPFVPTYRHTPYHSLWDLHQCSSTPPTSLSHMARMMDSLILDSLSPFGFTKITATSRPSRNASLKKSSEGGHSSTAERHRPVNNLGSNAPGGLGIGGSVPLRSKQRLPTQVSAAEVAPQPRASQTAQMPFPSQQQDNRWVSSLRRRDPELQPTLPSINSNANSSSLSQSHHGSAGNVGLAGAGAPTPAASMGTMRLGRPARASAMTAALRKSRSVERLRARKLSTNTQLNLKHKPVKKNSLDENSNSDDQDATTSLEDNSHAQSLATSHNTPKCSPKTKAKHFSPLGYEVHLVDTLEKDILQRHPCIKWTDVAGLNEAKTILQEAVVLPVIMPEFFKGIRRPWRGVLMVGPPGTGKTMLAKAVATECGTTFFNVSSSTLTSKYRGESEKLVRLLFEMARFYAPSTIFIDEIDALCASRGSDSEHEASRRFKAELLIQMDGLNASMQEEKVIMVLAATNHPWDIDEAFRRRFEKRIYIPLPNEGTRSALLKLCLKDVCLSPSLNTGIIGDELQGYSGSDISNVCRDASMMAMRRLISGRTPDQIKQIRREEVDQPITLQDFQDARLRTKKSVSADDVARFEKWMEEYGSC comes from the exons ATGTTCAACACCAGTGCACAGAATTGGTTCGGCATGGGCCAGACAGCCGTGGATCCGAGCGGCGGAGTGGCCCAGTTGCTCAACAACAATTCGAGTCTCTacaatcagcagcagcagcaggcggcggCGGCGCAACATTCCTTCATGCGCCAGCGATCGCTGACCAGCTCCAATCCCGTCCTGGGGCGTTCAAACGCCTTGGCCACGCGGCCCCAGTCGCCGCCCAACGTCCAGGTTGAGTACGAGGTGGCGGTACCCTTCGTTCCCACCTACCGGCACACTCCATACCACTCGCTCTGGGATCTGCACCAATG CTCTTCCACACCTCCGACAAGCCTGTCGCACATGGCCCGGATGATGGACTCCCTGATCCTCGACTCGCTATCCCCATTTGGCTTCACGAAGATCACGGCCACCAGTCGACCTTCCCGGAACGCCAGCTTGAAGAAGAGCTCGGAAGGCGGCCACTCCTCGACAGCAGAGCGCCACCGGCCCGTCAACAACCTGGGCTCTAATGCACCTGGGGGATTGGGCATTGGCGGAAGTGTTCCGTTGCGCAGCAAGCAGCGGCTACCCACGCAAG TTTCCGCCGCAGAAGTGGCACCACAACCGCGAGCCAGTCAGACGGCCCAAATGCCATTTCcgtcgcagcagcaggataATCGGTGGGTGTCCTCCCTGCGTCGGCGGGATCCCGAGCTGCAGCCCACTTTACCCTCCATCAACAGCAATgcgaacagcagcagcctcaGCCAGAGCCACCACGGAAGTGCTGGGAACGTGGGATTGGCGGGCGCAGGAGCACCTACACCCGCCGCCAGCATGGGCACAATGCGCCTGGGGCGACCAGCAAGGGCATCCGCCATGACCGCCGCCTTGCGGAAGAGCCGATCCGTGGAGCGCCTGCGGGCCAGGAAGCTCAGCACAAACACCCAGCTTAACTTGAAGCACAAGCCGGTTAAGAAGAACTCGCTGGACGAAAACTCCAACTCGGATGACCAAGACGCCACCACATCCCTGGAAGACAACTCGCACGCCCAGTCCCTAGCCACCAGCCACAACACGCCCAAATGCTCACCGAAGACCAAGGCCAAGCACTTCTCGCCCTTGGGCTACGAGGTTCATCTGGTGGACACCCTGGAGAAGGACATTCTGCAGCGCCATCCGTGCATCAAGTGGACCGATGTGGCTGGGCTCAATGAGGCCAAGACAATACTCCAG GAAGCAGTGGTGCTTCCGGTAATCATGCCGGAGTTCTTCAAGGGAATCCGCCGGCCGTGGCGTGGAGTGTTGATGGTCGGTCCGCCGGGAACAGGCAAAACCATGCTGGCCAAGGCGGTGGCCACAGAATGTGGAACCACCTTCTTCAACGTGTCCTCCTCGACCCTGACCTCGAAATACCGAGGAGAGAGCGAGAAGCTGGTGCGTCTCCTGTTCGAGATGGCCCGATTTTATGCGCCCAGCACCATTTTCATCGACGAGATAGACGCCCTATGCGCCTCCAGGGGCAGTGACTCGGAGCACGAGGCCAGTCGGCGGTTCAAGGCCGAGCTGCTCATCCAAATGGACGGACTCAACGCAAGCATGCAGGAGGAGAAGGTGATCATGGTGCTGGCGGCCACCAATCACCCGTGGGACATCGATGAGGCTTTCCGGAGACGTTTTGAAAAGCGAATCTATATTCCTCTCCCAAACG AGGGCACCCGATCGGCTCTCCTCAAGCTCTGCCTGAAGGACGTATGCCTGTCGCCCAGTCTGAACACCGGAATAATCGGCGACGAACTGCAGGGCTACTCGGGATCGGACATAAGCAACGTGTGCCGGGACGCCTCCATGATGGCCATGCGGCGCCTCATTTCCGGACGCACTCCCGATCAGATTAAGCAAATCCGACGCGAGGAGGTTGACCAGCCGATTACTTTGCAGGACTTCCAGGACGCCCGTCTGCGCACCAAGAAGTCCGTCTCTGCCGATGACGTTGCCCGCTTCGAAAAGTGGATGGAGGAATACGGGTCGTGCTAG
- the kat-60L1 gene encoding katanin p60-like 1, isoform F — MRVEEATYRRTTREKIVLRGNTTIRTVDSTSTYLPVMSPAGSSTPPTSLSHMARMMDSLILDSLSPFGFTKITATSRPSRNASLKKSSEGGHSSTAERHRPVNNLGSNAPGGLGIGGSVPLRSKQRLPTQEVAPQPRASQTAQMPFPSQQQDNRWVSSLRRRDPELQPTLPSINSNANSSSLSQSHHGSAGNVGLAGAGAPTPAASMGTMRLGRPARASAMTAALRKSRSVERLRARKLSTNTQLNLKHKPVKKNSLDENSNSDDQDATTSLEDNSHAQSLATSHNTPKCSPKTKAKHFSPLGYEVHLVDTLEKDILQRHPCIKWTDVAGLNEAKTILQEAVVLPVIMPEFFKGIRRPWRGVLMVGPPGTGKTMLAKAVATECGTTFFNVSSSTLTSKYRGESEKLVRLLFEMARFYAPSTIFIDEIDALCASRGSDSEHEASRRFKAELLIQMDGLNASMQEEKVIMVLAATNHPWDIDEAFRRRFEKRIYIPLPNEGTRSALLKLCLKDVCLSPSLNTGIIGDELQGYSGSDISNVCRDASMMAMRRLISGRTPDQIKQIRREEVDQPITLQDFQDARLRTKKSVSADDVARFEKWMEEYGSC, encoded by the exons ATGCGGGTCGAGGAGGCGACCTATAGGCGCACCACGCGCGAGAAGATTGTGCTGCGAGGGAACACCACCATACGCACCGTGGACTCCACTTCCACATACCTGCCCGTGATGAGTCCTGCGGG CTCTTCCACACCTCCGACAAGCCTGTCGCACATGGCCCGGATGATGGACTCCCTGATCCTCGACTCGCTATCCCCATTTGGCTTCACGAAGATCACGGCCACCAGTCGACCTTCCCGGAACGCCAGCTTGAAGAAGAGCTCGGAAGGCGGCCACTCCTCGACAGCAGAGCGCCACCGGCCCGTCAACAACCTGGGCTCTAATGCACCTGGGGGATTGGGCATTGGCGGAAGTGTTCCGTTGCGCAGCAAGCAGCGGCTACCCACGCAAG AAGTGGCACCACAACCGCGAGCCAGTCAGACGGCCCAAATGCCATTTCcgtcgcagcagcaggataATCGGTGGGTGTCCTCCCTGCGTCGGCGGGATCCCGAGCTGCAGCCCACTTTACCCTCCATCAACAGCAATgcgaacagcagcagcctcaGCCAGAGCCACCACGGAAGTGCTGGGAACGTGGGATTGGCGGGCGCAGGAGCACCTACACCCGCCGCCAGCATGGGCACAATGCGCCTGGGGCGACCAGCAAGGGCATCCGCCATGACCGCCGCCTTGCGGAAGAGCCGATCCGTGGAGCGCCTGCGGGCCAGGAAGCTCAGCACAAACACCCAGCTTAACTTGAAGCACAAGCCGGTTAAGAAGAACTCGCTGGACGAAAACTCCAACTCGGATGACCAAGACGCCACCACATCCCTGGAAGACAACTCGCACGCCCAGTCCCTAGCCACCAGCCACAACACGCCCAAATGCTCACCGAAGACCAAGGCCAAGCACTTCTCGCCCTTGGGCTACGAGGTTCATCTGGTGGACACCCTGGAGAAGGACATTCTGCAGCGCCATCCGTGCATCAAGTGGACCGATGTGGCTGGGCTCAATGAGGCCAAGACAATACTCCAG GAAGCAGTGGTGCTTCCGGTAATCATGCCGGAGTTCTTCAAGGGAATCCGCCGGCCGTGGCGTGGAGTGTTGATGGTCGGTCCGCCGGGAACAGGCAAAACCATGCTGGCCAAGGCGGTGGCCACAGAATGTGGAACCACCTTCTTCAACGTGTCCTCCTCGACCCTGACCTCGAAATACCGAGGAGAGAGCGAGAAGCTGGTGCGTCTCCTGTTCGAGATGGCCCGATTTTATGCGCCCAGCACCATTTTCATCGACGAGATAGACGCCCTATGCGCCTCCAGGGGCAGTGACTCGGAGCACGAGGCCAGTCGGCGGTTCAAGGCCGAGCTGCTCATCCAAATGGACGGACTCAACGCAAGCATGCAGGAGGAGAAGGTGATCATGGTGCTGGCGGCCACCAATCACCCGTGGGACATCGATGAGGCTTTCCGGAGACGTTTTGAAAAGCGAATCTATATTCCTCTCCCAAACG AGGGCACCCGATCGGCTCTCCTCAAGCTCTGCCTGAAGGACGTATGCCTGTCGCCCAGTCTGAACACCGGAATAATCGGCGACGAACTGCAGGGCTACTCGGGATCGGACATAAGCAACGTGTGCCGGGACGCCTCCATGATGGCCATGCGGCGCCTCATTTCCGGACGCACTCCCGATCAGATTAAGCAAATCCGACGCGAGGAGGTTGACCAGCCGATTACTTTGCAGGACTTCCAGGACGCCCGTCTGCGCACCAAGAAGTCCGTCTCTGCCGATGACGTTGCCCGCTTCGAAAAGTGGATGGAGGAATACGGGTCGTGCTAG
- the Hat1 gene encoding histone acetyltransferase 1, isoform A produces MAQIEKYQDFVIDALEVVDFKLIRDKADINNDALTFHPAMAHQIFGETETIFGYQDLHVRVMYTAGPLHIYLGVDYGKRVNEISGGEIKADDVVSTIAQSLPDGCYFINLDEFLKTLDKADKFQPFGEKISEYRRVSDDGSERLFEIYQCEYKSSSFLKFFARLQTFILWFVDAASYIDTDDPQWCYFLSYEKYKNNDGQWQYATAGYTTVYEYYAYPQNKRPRISQMLILPPFQKLGLATQLVESIYRFYQSQKNVVDITVEDPSEDFQRLRNFVDARSCMKLKSFAPGEIVKGFNKEMVREAREALKLNPLQVRKVYELLRLFYTNVKDEKEYRPYRLEVKKRLNAVYYKQLKDLKKMERFKMDTEMLRARLPTVQQRMEQLHEEYRVVEQEYQSTIAKLRAS; encoded by the exons ATGGCACAAATCGAGAAGTACCAGGACTTTGTGATTGATGCTCTCGAAGTGGTAGACTTTAAGCTGA TCCGTGACAAGGCCGACATCAACAATGATGCCCTGACCTTTCATCCCGCAATGGCCCACCAGATTTTCGGGGAGACCGAGACGATTTTCGGCTACCAGGACTTGCACGTCCGTGTAATGTACACGGCAGGACCTTTGCACATCTACTTGGGCGTCGATTACGGCAAACGGGTGAATGAGATCTCCGGCGGAGAGATCAAGGCAGACGACGTCGTCAGCACAATTGCTCAGAGTCTACCGGACGGCTGCTACTTCATCAATCTTGATGAGTTTCTTAAGACACTGGACAAGGCTGACAAATTTCAGCCCTTCGGTGAGAAGATAAGCGAATACAGGCGGGTATCGGACGACGGCAGCGAGCGCCTTTTCGAGATCTACCAGTGCGAGTACAAGAGCTCATCATTCTTAAAGTTCTTTGCCCGGCTGCAGACGTTCATCTTGTGGTTCGTGGATGCTGCCTCCTACATCGACACTGATGATCCACAGTGGTGTTACTTCTTGAG CTACGAAAAGTACAAGAACAACGATGGCCAGTGGCAGTATGCCACAGCTGGTTACACCACCGTATACGAGTACTACGCCTATCCGCAAAACAAGAGGCCCAGGATAAGCCAGATGCTGATACTGCCGCCTTTCCAGAAACTCGGCTTGGCTACCCAATTGGTCGAGAGCATTTACAGGTTTTATCAGTCACAGAAGAATGTTGTGGACATAACAGTGGAGGATCCATCTGAGGATTTCCAGCGTTTGAGGAATTTTGTGGACGCGCGATCTTGCATGAAATTGAAGTCGTTTGCACCAGGCGAGATAGTCAAGGGCTTCAACAAGGAGATGGTGCGGGAAGCTCGCGAGGCTCTGAAACTCAATCCCCTCCAGGTGCGTAAGGTGTACGAGCTTTTGCGTTTATTCTACACCAATGTGAAGGATGAAAAGGAGTACCGACCCTATCGTCTGGAAGTTAAGAAACGGCTTAACGCGGTCTATTACAAGCAGTTAAAGGATTTGAAGAAAATGGAGCGCTTCAAGATGGACACTGAAATGCTGCGTGCTCGCCTGCCAACGGTTCAACAACGAATGGAGCAGCTGCATGAGGAATACCGCGTGGTCGAGCAGGAGTACCAGAGCACCATTGCCAAGTTGAGGGCCTCGTAG